Part of the Thermococcus sp. 18S1 genome, TATTGGAGCCACGTCGCTCTCAAGCTCGGTCTCGAAGGCTATACCCTCGCGGTGGCTCATCAGCGCTATCCCGTGATCCCCTACCGTCCCGCTGACTATCACTACGTCGCCCACCTTTGCCCCGGCGTCGCTTATCGGCCTCTCCGCGATTCCGATTCCAGCCGTTATGACGAAGATTCCTATCCCGTCCTCGACGACCTTGGTGTCGCCGGTAACGATGGGAACGGGCACCTCTCTGGCGGTCTCGTCCATCGAGTTCAGGATTCTCTTCAGGTCTTCCCCGTCGAAGCCCTCCCCGATTATCATGGAGTTGGCCAGAGCGAGGGGCTTTGCACCCATGACCGCTAAATCGTTCACCGTTCCGCTGACTGAAAGACGCCCAATATCGCCGCCCGGGAAGAATAGCGGCTTGACCGTGTGGCCGTCTATTGTAAAGACGAGGTGTTTGTCACCGAGGGGTATCGTCGCACCGTCATCGAGCTGGTCGAGCCCTATTCCTCCAGCCGATTTCAGGCTCAGGTTCTTCAGTATGACATCCCTGAGGAGTTCCTCCATTATTTCTCCACCAGCTCCGTGTTCGAGCTTTATCTTCATCTTTCTCCCTCCGGTTATCGTATGAATAACTTGAATTTAACCTTTCCTTACAGCATCAGATCCTCCTTCGTGAGGTATCCCTCGAGGTACAGGCCGCCGAGGAAGGCCTGCCCGACGTTTATTCCGTTGTCGCCGCGCGGAACCTCGTGGGTCGTGTGGAACTTCAGGCCTGCGGCCTCTACTATTTTTCTGGCGGTCTTGACTATGAGTTCGTTGAATGCGACACCGCCGCTTATTCCAACGTTCTTAACCCCGAACTCCCTCGCCCTCTCTACCGCCGTT contains:
- the hypE gene encoding hydrogenase expression/formation protein HypE, which encodes MKIKLEHGAGGEIMEELLRDVILKNLSLKSAGGIGLDQLDDGATIPLGDKHLVFTIDGHTVKPLFFPGGDIGRLSVSGTVNDLAVMGAKPLALANSMIIGEGFDGEDLKRILNSMDETAREVPVPIVTGDTKVVEDGIGIFVITAGIGIAERPISDAGAKVGDVVIVSGTVGDHGIALMSHREGIAFETELESDVAPIWEVVEAVAKAIGWENIHAMKDPTRGGLSNALNEMAKKADVGILIRETDVPVRPEVRAASDMLGINPFDVANEGKVVMVVPREHAEEALEAMRRTERGENAAIIGEVIDRYRGKVLVETGIGGKRFLEPPAGDPVPRVC